The Candidatus Oleimmundimicrobium sp. region TCATCCAACCAAGATCTCCACCTTTATCTTTAGAACCGGGATCGGTTGAATGCTTGCCGGCAAGTTCCGCGAAATCAGAGCCATCTTCAAGAGCAGCTAAAACTTTTTTGGCCGTCTCCTCGTCCTCAAGAAGAATATGTTTGGCATGAACCTGCTCAGACTCCATGAAGCTTTCTTTATTGTCTTCATAATGCTTTTTGACTTCCTCATCGGTAATTTTAATGTCCGCTGTTACTTTCTCCATCATCTTTTGTTGAATTAGAAATTTCTTAATCTCCCCTTCAAGGTCAGCTAAAACCATTTGATTTTGTTTAAGCGCTTCTACAAAAGATTGCTCATCAGGGAAACTCTTTTTTATCTCCTCAACCTCAGAGTCAATTTCACTTTTAGAGACTCCTATCTCCTGTTTTACAGCTTCTTCAGCAATTAAAGCTTCTGAAATTAAATTATCCAAAACCATTTCCCTCAATTCTTTTCTATCATCACCTTCCGAACTCTCAGCCATCTCAGGATATTGGCCAGCCAAAACTTCTATTCTTTCTTCCACTTCACTTTCATAGATTTTCTTGCCATTTACAGTAACTGCCACCTTATTTCCACAGCCAACCAAAAACAAACCCACGATGAGCAAGCCCACCAAAAGAACTCTTTTCAATCTAATTAACCTCCCGGTTTTATTTAATATAGAATAAAAAAAACTTTAAAAACATTTTTAATTTTGCACTATTGTTTTTTATTCTTTGTTTCTAACCTTACCTCAGATTCTCATCTTTTGTTGAATTTATTCATTGCAATTTCATAACCATCTTTTATGATTAAGAGAACCGCTTCCACAGCCCTGCTAATGGCAAATTCCGCATCTTCCTTTTGAATTTTGGTAAAGAGCTTAAGCACGTAAATAGCAGGATCTTGCCGTCCGGAAGGACGACCTATTCCGACCCTTATTCTACCAAAATCCTCAGTTCCCAAAGTTTTAATTATTGATTTTAGGCCATTGTGCCCTCCGCTTCCTCCCGCCTTTTTAATTCTTACTTCGCCCAAAGACAAATCCATATCATCATGAATAATTAAAAGTGAGGCCGTATCGAGCCCTAATCCTTTTAAAAGAGCTAAAACACTTTTTCCGCTTAAATTGACAAATGTTTGCGGTTTGGCCAAGAAGACCCTTTTGTCATCTATTTTCCCCTCGCCCCACAAAGATTTATAACTTTTCTTCTTAACAGAAATCTCTAAATTATCGGCCAGCGTCTCCACTACCTTGAATCCTAAATTATGGCGAGTTTCTTCATATTCAACACCGGGATTGCCTAAACCAACCACTAACATAAATTCCTCCAAGTTAAAAAAAGGTTATTTAACTTAAAAGTATAAGATAAATAATAAGATAAACATATAACTACAATTGGTGAAAGAGAACATGAAAAAAATCTTATACATCTTTTTTATAATCATTACTGCGTTTATATTCACTTTTTTTGGAAACAATATCGGTATGTGGCGAATAAACAACTCGATTGCACTTGTTGAAAAAGAGTATGGGAGAGAAATGGAGGCGTGGATTATAGAAAATATCCCTAAGAGGAATAATTTCAAAAATATATCTACATTAGTAGGACTTGAAAGTTACAGAATTTCAGTTACGCCAGTAGGACTTGAGAAAATAGAAAATTTCTCAGATATCTTAAATACTGAGGTAACCGTGGGTTATTATCAAATAGAAGTCTTGAATACAACAAAAGATAAACTTCTTACAAAAGAAATACTTGCTGAGAAGTTTATCTTCGTTGTTAATCCAATTTCTAACAAGGTAACACCAAGCCCTAAAACAAAAAAAATGCTAAAAGAATATTAACTTATTCCTTTTTTTCTTCCTCTTCCTCTTTCTCTTCTTTCTTTTCTTCACCAATTATTTCTGGCTCAGTAACTTCCTCTTTCTCCGAAACCGCTTCCGGCTCTTCAATCTTAGTTGGTGGCACAACCGAAACCATCACTTCTTCAGGTGAATTAAGAACCTCGACCCCTTCAGGCAACGATAAATCCGCCACTCTAACAAGCTCGCCCACTTCCAAAGAACTAATATCTACTTCAATCTTGGTTGGCAAATTTTTTGGAAGTGCTTTTATATTTAACTCCCAAACATTGTGCTGAAGCACCCCGCCAGTCTTAACTCCAGGCGCTTCACCTAAGAGAGTAATAGGGACAATAGTAGTTATAGCTTCGCCCTTAATTACTTTAAGAAAATCAATGTGCAAGAATTTATCGCTAACCGGATCTTTTTGAACATCCTTGATTATCACATTCTGTGTATGATTATCGCCCTCTGTTTTGAGTTTTAAAACACCACCCAACTTGCCATGTTGATCCAAATAATTAAAATCTTTCGCATTAATCGCAAGTAATTCATTTTTTGACTTTGAACCATAAAG contains the following coding sequences:
- a CDS encoding peptidylprolyl isomerase, giving the protein MKRVLLVGLLIVGLFLVGCGNKVAVTVNGKKIYESEVEERIEVLAGQYPEMAESSEGDDRKELREMVLDNLISEALIAEEAVKQEIGVSKSEIDSEVEEIKKSFPDEQSFVEALKQNQMVLADLEGEIKKFLIQQKMMEKVTADIKITDEEVKKHYEDNKESFMESEQVHAKHILLEDEETAKKVLAALEDGSDFAELAGKHSTDPGSKDKGGDLGWMSRDQLVPEFAEASFNLPIGELSNLVKTQFGYHIIVVEEKKEALQKNLEDVKDEIEQVLLEEKQSEKFQDWIDDLKEKADIKKTTS
- the pth gene encoding aminoacyl-tRNA hydrolase — translated: MLVVGLGNPGVEYEETRHNLGFKVVETLADNLEISVKKKSYKSLWGEGKIDDKRVFLAKPQTFVNLSGKSVLALLKGLGLDTASLLIIHDDMDLSLGEVRIKKAGGSGGHNGLKSIIKTLGTEDFGRIRVGIGRPSGRQDPAIYVLKLFTKIQKEDAEFAISRAVEAVLLIIKDGYEIAMNKFNKR
- a CDS encoding 50S ribosomal protein L25; translated protein: MDFVELSVRLREETGKEKVKKMRAEGEIPAVLYGSKSKNELLAINAKDFNYLDQHGKLGGVLKLKTEGDNHTQNVIIKDVQKDPVSDKFLHIDFLKVIKGEAITTIVPITLLGEAPGVKTGGVLQHNVWELNIKALPKNLPTKIEVDISSLEVGELVRVADLSLPEGVEVLNSPEEVMVSVVPPTKIEEPEAVSEKEEVTEPEIIGEEKKEEKEEEEEKKE